The following are from one region of the Cyclopterus lumpus isolate fCycLum1 chromosome 21, fCycLum1.pri, whole genome shotgun sequence genome:
- the gja5a gene encoding gap junction protein, alpha 5a, giving the protein MGDWSLLGNFLEEVQEHSTSVGKVWLTVLFIFRILVLGTAAESSWGDEQSDFLCDTQQPGCTNVCYDSAFPIAHIRYWVLQIVFVSTPSLIYMGHAMHIVRREEKLRRMEQDQREERGEGGEDLEGEKEYLQQKASKSIMANDGTGRVRLKGALLQTYILSIMIRTVMEVTFIVVQYMIYGVFLRALYLCRAWPCPNPVNCYMSRPTEKNVFIIFMLVVAGVSLLLSVLELYHLSWKSARRCLRNKRIQKRTMTVVASAALEPNSPPRPSASCTPPPDFSQCLAAPNSLNPITSMASHPFNNRMALQQNSVNLATERHHSCDNLEKDADFLMMRYDRVPSELPNSCSPSLLLHSSYMKDKRRLSKASGTSSRARKDDLAV; this is encoded by the coding sequence ATGGGGGACTGGAGTCTCCTGGGGAATTTCctagaggaggtgcaggaacaCTCTACCTCGGTCGGGAAGGTCTGGCTCaccgtcctcttcatctttcGCATCCTGGTGCTGGGCACAGCAGCCGAGTCGTCCTGGGGCGACGAGCAGAGTGACTTCCTGTGCGACACTCAGCAGCCTGGTTGCACCAACGTGTGCTATGACAGCGCCTTCCCCATCGCCCACATCCGCTACTGGGTGTTGCAGATTGTTTTTGTCTCCACGCCGTCCCTCATCTACATGGGCCACGCCATGCACATTGTGCGCAGGGAGGAGAAGCTGCGGAGGATGGAGCAGGACCAacgggaagagagaggggaaggcgGAGAAGAcctggagggggagaaggaatACCTTCAGCAGAAAGCGAGCAAAAGTATAATGGCAAATGATGGGACTGGCCGTGTTCGCCTGAAAGGAGCGCTGCTACAGACTTACATCCTGAGCATCATGATTCGCACAGTAATGGAGGTGACGTTCATCGTGGTACAGTACATGATCTATGGGGTGTTCCTCAGGGCGTTGTACCTGTGCAGGGCTTGGCCCTGCCCCAACCCCGTCAACTGCTACATGTCCCGGCCCACAGAGAAGAacgtcttcatcatcttcatgcTGGTGGTGGCCGGTgtgtctctgcttctctctgtgcTGGAGCTCTACCACCTTAGCTGGAAGAGCGCCAGGAGGTGTTTACGCAACAAGAGGATACAAAAGAGAACTATGACGGTGGTCGCGTCCGCAGCCTTGGAGCCCAACAGCCCCCCTCGGCCCTCGGCCTCCTGCACCCCACCTCCTGACTTCAGCCAGTGCCTGGCAGCCCCGAACTCCCTGAACCCCATAACCTCTATGGCCTCTCATCCCTTCAACAACAGGATGGCGCTGCAGCAGAACTCAGTGAACTTGGCCACAGAGCGGCATCACAGCTGCGACAACCTGGAGAAGGATGCAGACTTCTTGATGATGAGATACGACCGAGTGCCCTCAGAGTTGCCCAACAGCTGCTCCCCATCGCTGCTGCTGCACTCCAGCTACATGAAGGACAAACGACGCCTGAGCAAAGCCAGTGGCACCAGCAGCCGAGCTCGGAAGGACGACCTGGCAGTATAG
- the acp6 gene encoding lysophosphatidic acid phosphatase type 6, whose protein sequence is MRNLWTKAGVLGSMSAAFGSMLWSQKQAESEQVASGCTAAQTSPSSPYKLKLVQVLFRHGARTPLKSIPGVTEVQWSPTLLEPPAHTHIDYEVTDLHGGPRPPSPVEDSYRKNVLNGGSFPGQLTTLGMQQLYELGKKLRRRYVEETQFLSSTFTPAEVYVRSTNIVRTIESAKCLVAGLFLQKQTETVPIFTTGAESEILYPNYHACKLLKVLVSHRWAESSTLPDIAADMQSIKKALGIAAHQHMDFILIRDDMVARETHGLRCPSVLETWRTKVEQRAVDMIYHVYAQDSSTETLQLCVGPLLHSLIANIDEKLEGTSPDRKLFLYSAHDTTLIPCLMALGIYDMKWPPFAADITLELHQHRETNKPFVKVSYVGKDQLLPGCSGVYCPLEEFKKALSAHSIHPEAYHSLCNSKEGLAEP, encoded by the exons ATGAGGAATCTTTGGACCAAAGCAGGTGTTTTAGGTTCGATGTCGGCGGCTTTTGGTTCAATGCTGTGGTCGCAGAAGCAAGCTGAGTCGGAACAGGTTGCTTCCGGTTGCACCGCAGCTCAAACAAGTCCTAGTTCTCCCTACAAACTAAAATTGGTTCAAGTTCTGTTCCGACATGGCGCTCGAACGCCGCTAAAGTCAATACCTGGTGTTACGGAG GTCCAATGGTCGCCAACACTCTTGGAGCCTCCAGCACACACCCACATCGACTATGAAGTGACAGATCTTCATGGCGGCCCTAGACCCCCATCCCCTGTAGAAGACAGCTATCGGAAAAACGTGCTGAAC GGTGGCTCGTTCCCCGGTCAGCTGACCACATTGGGCATGCAGCAGCTGTATGAGCTGGGCaagaagctgaggaggaggTACGTCGAGGAGACCCAGTTCCTCAGCTCCACCTTTACCCCGGCTGAGGTCTA TGTGCGTTCCACGAACATCGTGAGGACCATTGAATCCGCCAAGTGCCTGGTCGCAGGGCTCTTcctgcaaaaacaaacag AAACTGTCCCTATATTCACAACGGGGGCCGAGTCTGAAATCCTGTATCCTAACTACCACGCCTGCAAGCTGCTCAAAGTCCTCGTCAG cCACCGCTGGGCAGAGTCGTCCACGCTGCCAGACATCGCGGCCGACATGCAGAGCATCAAGAAGGCGCTGGGCATCGCTGCTCACCAGCACATGGACTTCATCCTCATTAGGGACGACATGGTCGCCAGAGAG ACGCACGGCCTGCGCTGCCCATCAGTGCTGGAGACCTGGAGGACGAAAGTGGAACAGAGGGCTGTGGACATGATCTACCATGTGTATGCACAAGACAGCAG CACGGAGaccctgcagctgtgtgtgggACCCCTCCTGCACTCATTGATAGCCAACATTGATGAGAAACTTGAGGGGACCTCACCAGACAG GAAGTTATTTTTATACTCGGCACATGACACCACGTTGATTCCCTGTTTGATGGCTCTGGGGATTTATGACATGAAATGGCCACCGTTTGCCGCCGATATCACTTTGGAGCTGCACCAACACCGGGAGACCAACAAGCCCTTTGTTAAAGTGTCATACGTAGGCAAG GATCAACTTTTACCTGGTTGCAGTGGAGTCTACTGCCCCCTGGAAGAGTTTAAGAAGGCCCTCTCTGCTCACTCGATTCACCCTGAAGCCTACCACTCACTTTGTAACAGCAAAGAGGGCCTGGCTGAACCCTGA
- the bcl9 gene encoding B-cell CLL/lymphoma 9 protein encodes MLEVQEERPAAAGTAATHFNKKERGKKEREEAKDGRGNLSNIGNPVPGSRNVRAKAPLAHTGSPHQLITPPCSVVLGAPSMHSNRLKNSPSTNTQSPKPKTEAMVRSPPVMSPSTATQIDSKMPNQGKPGSTGSQSQASPCDPKTLGSKGAQNVTGGMGLKNGQGLTSGPSSKVKVKRERSTSVESFEQPESGTPTSEEKDSSRVKRMCVAERRQPYSGADWCSGGESDEDDKGFFNCNSSDVKPQDSVTHSTSNTGLSRSSTPSHNALGGQGSTTEPASCQKPATKLVYVFTTEMANKAADAVLTGHTENIIAFHMKNISNSKDKAHLLNNAASALRNDSKPPQQLPSHAQDQSHQPGSKPSLPGMAEPTTPQPSNQGSQSGVLSQEGSSSAGMESKNLPGSSPSNVTAPVDQAPVPQPEAGLNPPTAVEGGQVGGSGGVGLTPQQQQQQQQLAQELLNMEANTEGLSQEQLEHRQRSLQTLRDIQRMLFPDDRDAPQAGPPQSHGGPHDGGPDGAPRRSEQGPLQAMMAQSQSLGPPGGPGGPRPQGPPFGPPHGPPHGPRDMPPFPQDEMGGHMGGPGVCGDGDQMTPEQVAWLKLQQEFYEEKRKKQEMQHRPLPPDMMMHPHGPRGMMRGPPPPYQMGPGEMWGGPGGPPEHYQERMSMGPGPGPGPRGMPPHMQRMPGFSGMMNPEMEGPPRPGMGWPDDMPPRMGDARGFPGGPGGMFAGRGERFPNPQSVQEAMFHQGMGGEKGIPPGMMMDMQRMMGHQRGGMEPGNGMGMFPRMPGDGPMSPSSRLQGMGGREMGPEFGMGPGPGPHMHPSKLRDPSMNMSPDEIMRMRGGGGPPMENMGPQGRPMQGPPFPEQSQPGDFPMGPGRPFPGGPGGMRGPHVDQAFGPEHRSTPTGGNGRINHLPPAGGPSQGQRGRKPADLNVQAGGGNSPSINPLKSPPLRQVQSPMMGSPSGNLKSPQTPSQLAGMLTGPTGPNAPPPQASAPMKSPHSMMGSAGASPVHMRSPSLPNPSPGWASSPKPPMQSPGVPPQGGKPPLNITSPNMMGTMEQGGNGPPSAPPSSGAPSGSMSHQGNVPSGSPYTIPPEPTLSQNPLSIMMSRMSKFAMPSSTPLYHDAIKTVASSDDDSPPARSPNLPSVNNNGMGMNHQGNPRMMGPGNAGPMSALSPLGMNPMASQPLSHGMPSPNAPNMGPGMMPHGMMIPSNPQDPGMGNPQMMPQGRMGYPHRGQAYPLTQSPSQQGPFSPHNGPGPQGFPGHPMGFQGEGPMGGRMGNMPHGGGDGGMCKPNTPGGPEFNNMQGGFSDADLHEVMRPGASGIPEFDLSRIIPSEKPSQTLSYFPRGGGDNPGVKQPHPSGFPMQGMMGDGPPRMGMSMQGMGGMPGGPGGGMGPQDMPMGNPGHNSMRPPGFMGQGMMGPQHRMMSPGGPVGMMQGRQMVHPGPGGSPNMMMSLQGMGGPPQQTMMMGGQMRPRDMDMGFSPGPGMF; translated from the exons ATGTTGGAGGTCCAAGAGGAGAGGCCAGCGGCGGCAGGTACAGCAGCGACACATTTCAACAAGAAGGAGCGAGGGAAGAAAGAGCGAGAGGAGGCCAAGGACGGTCGGGGAAACCTCTCCAACATTGGGAATCCCGTTCCTGGCTCCAGGAACGTGCGCGCAAAAGCGCCACTCGCACACACCGGCAGTCCTCACCAGCTGATCACTCCCCCCTGTTCTGTAGTCCTGGGAGCCCCATCAATGCACTCCAATAGGCTGAAGAACTCCCCATCCACCAACACGCAGAG CCCTAAACCTAAGACGGAGGCCATGGTACGCTCACCTCCTGTCATGTCCCCCTCGACTGCCACCCAGATAGACTCTAAAATGCCCAATCAGGGCAAACCAGGGAGCACTGGTAGCCAATCACAGGCCTCACCCTGCGATCCCAAGACCCTGGGTTCCAAAGGGGCTCAGAATGTGACAGGGGGTATGGGGCTGAAGAACGGCCAGGGCCTGACCTCTGGCCCGAGCTCCAAGGTTAAAGTCAAAAGGGAGAGAAGCACCTCGGTGGAGTCGTTTGAACAGCCAGAGAGTGGCACGCCCACCAGTGAGGAAAAAG acagcagcagggtgaagaggatGTGTGTGGCAGAGAGGAGGCAGCCGTACAGTGGAGCTGACTGGTGCTCTGGTGGAGAAAGTGACGAAGATGACAAAGGATTCTTCA ACTGTAACTCCAGTGACGTGAAGCCCCAGGACTCCGTCACACATTCTACCTCCAACACCGGACTCAGTCGCTCCTCCACAccctcccacaatgcactgggaGGCCAGGGCTCGACAACAGAGCCTGCGAGTTGCCAGAAACCAGCCACTAAACTTGTCTATGTCTTCACCACGGAGATGGCCAACAA GGCAGCTGATGCTGTTCTAACTGGCCATACAGAAAACATCATTGCCTTCCACATGAAAAACATCTCCAACAGCAAGGACAAAGCTCACCTCCTG AACAATGCAGCAAGCGCCCTTCGAAATGACTCCAAGCCTCCCCAGCAGCTCCCGTCCCATGCCCAAGATCAAAGCCACCAGCCTGGATCCAAGCCGTCCTTACCTGGCATGGCAGAGCCAACCACACCCCAGCCTTCAAACCAAGGGAGCCAATCTGGTGTTCTTTCACAGGAAGGGTCTTCCTCTGCAGGCATGGAATCCAAAAATCTTCCAGGCAGTAGCCCGAGTAACGTTACTGCTCCAGTTGACCAGGCCCCTGTCCCCCAACCCGAGGCAGGCCTTAACCCGCCAACAGCCGTTGAGGGAGGGCAGGTTGGAGGCTCTGGCGGAGTGGGTCTGACaccccagcagcagcaacagcagcagcagctggcccAGGAGCTGTTGAACATGGAGGCCAACACAGAAGGTCTGTCCCAAGAACAGTTGGAGCATCGCCAGCGCTCCCTACAGACCTTGCGAGATATTCAGCGCATGCTTTTCCCTGATGATCGCGATGCCCCACAAGCTGGGCCCCCACAGTCCCATGGTGGACCCCATGATGGAGGTCCTGATGGTGCACCCCGAAGGTCTGAGCAGGGGCCCTTACAGGCCATGATGGCGCAGTCTCAGAGTCTCGGACCACCAGGTGGGCCAGGAGGACCTCGCCCACAAGGTCCACCCTTTGGCCCACCCCATGGTCCACCCCATGGTCCCAGGGACATGCCCCCGTTTCCACAAGATGAAATGGGAGGACACATGGGAGGTCCAGGGGTCTGTGGAGATGGAGATCAGATGACCCCGGAACAGGTGGCTTGGTTAAAGCTACAGCAGGAGTTTtatgaagagaagaggaagaaacaagaaatGCAGCACCGGCCacttcctccagacatgatgATGCACCCTCACGGTCCACGTGGCATGATGCGAGGCCCCCCGCCTCCCTACCAGATGGGCCCAGGAGAGATGTGGGGAGGACCAGGTGGTCCACCAGAGCACTACCAGGAGCGCATGAGCATGGGCCCTGGCCCCGGCCCCGGCCCCAGAGGTATGCCCCCACATATGCAGAGAATGCCTGGTTTCTCTGGTATGATGAATCCTGAAATGGAGGGACCCCCAAGGCCTGGAATGGGCTGGCCTGACGACATGCCTCCACGTATGGGAGATGCACGAGGCTTCCCTGGAGGACCTGGGGGAATGTTTGCCGGTCGTGGTGAGCGTTTTCCAAATCCTCAGTCAGTCCAAGAAGCAATGTTCCACCAAGGTATGGGTGGAGAGAAGGGCATCCCTCCAGGGATGATGATGGACATGCAAAGGATGATGGGGCACCAAAGAGGTGGAATGGAACCTGGTAATGGCATGGGGATGTTTCCCAGAATGCCCGGTGATGGTCCTATGAGTCCATCTTCAAGGCTCCAGGGGATGGGGGGAAGAGAAATGGGCCCGGAGTTTGGCATGGGCCCTGGTCCAGGACCTCATATGCACCCTTCCAAGCTACGAGATCCCTCTATGAATATGAGTCCTGACGAGATCATGAGAatgagaggaggtggaggacctCCAATGGAGAATATGGGTCCCCAAGGCCGGCCCATGCAGGGTCCCCCCTTCCCTGAGCAGTCACAACCAGGAGACTTTCCTATGGGGCCGGGGCGGCCCTTCCCAGGGGGTCCTGGAGGAATGAGGGGTCCGCATGTAGACCAAGCCTTCGGTCCAGAGCACAGATCTACACCAACAGGAGGCAATGGCCGTATTAACCACCTCCCTCCTGCTGGTGGTCCTTCACAAGGTCAGAGGGGCCGCAAGCCAGCAGATCTGAATGTCCAAGCAGGAGGGGGAAACTCTCCCAGTATCAACCCACTTAAGTCCCCTCCTCTGAGGCAAGTGCAGTCCCCCATGATGGGCTCGCCCTCTGGAAACCTTAAATCCCCTCAGACACCGTCCCAGCTGGCTGGCATGCTCACTGGTCCCACCGGCCCCAACGCCCCTCCACCTCAAGCTTCAGCACCAATGAAATCCCCCCACTCCATGATGGGATCAGCTGGTGCCTCTCCTGTTCATATGAGGTCTCCTTCTCTTCCAAACCCCTCTCCAGGATGGGCATCCTCACCAAAGCCACCCATGCAGAGTCCCGGAGTACCACCTCAGGGTGGCAAACCTCCCCTCAATATCACCTCACCAAACATGATGGGTACCATGGAGCAAG GTGGTAACGGCCCTCCCTCAGCCCCTCCTTCATCAGGGGCTCCATCTGGCTCCATGTCTCACCAAGGCAACGTTCCGTCTGGCAGTCCGTACACCATTCCCCCAGAGCCAACTCTATCCCAGAACCCTCTCTCCATCATGATGTCACGCATGTCCAAGTTTGCGATGCCCAGCTCCACCCCACTCTACCACGATGCCATAAAGACGGTTGCCAGCTCTGATGACGACTCGCCCCCAGCTCGCTCCCCTAACCTGCCTTCAGTGAACAATAATG GTATGGGAATGAATCACCAAGGCAATCCACGTATGATGGGACCTGGAAATGCTGGACCCATGTCTGCCCTCAGCCCTCTGGGTATGAATCCAATGGCATCCCAGCCCCTCTCCCATGGCATGCCCTCTCCCAATGCTCCTAACATGGGCCCAGGCATGATGCCTCATGGCATGATGATACCATCAAATCCCCAAGACCCTGGTATGGGGAACCCCCAAATGATGCCCCAGGGACGCATGGGTTATCCTCACAGAGGCCAGGCTTACCCCCTCACCCAGTCCCCTTCCCAGCAGGGCCCTTTCTCCCCGCACAATGGACCTGGTCCCCAAGGTTTCCCTGGCCATCCCATGGGCTTTCAGGGAGAAGGACCTATGGGAGGACGGATGGGAAACATGCCTCACGGAGGGGGTGATGGGGGCATGTGCAAGCCCAATACCCCTGGAGGGCCAGAGTTCAACAACATGCAAGGTGGATTCAGTGATGCAGACCTTCATGAGGTGATGCGGCCGGGAGCATCTGGTATTCCTGAATTTGACCTGTCCAGGATAATCCCATCAGAAAAGCCCAGCCAGACTCTGTCTTACTTCCCCCGAGGTGGGGGAGACAACCCTGGGGTGAAACAACCACACCCCTCCGGCTTCCCCATGCAGGGCATGATGGGCGACGGTCCACCGAGGATGGGGATGTCCATGCAGGGGATGGGGGGGATGCCAGGGGGGCCCGGCGGGGGAATGGGCCCCCAAGACATGCCAATGGGCAACCCTGGCCACAACTCGATGCGGCCCCCAGGATTCATGGGCCAAGGCATGATGGGCCCCCAGCACCGGATGATGTCTCCTGGGGGTCCAGTAGGGATGATGCAGGGAAGACAAATGGTCCACCCGGGCCCTGGTGGCTCACCTaacatgatgatgtcactgcagGGCATGGGCGGCCCTCCACAGCAGACAATGATGATGGGGGGTCAGATGAGGCCACGTGACATGGACATGGGGTTCAGTCCAGGCCCCGGAATGTTCTAA